In the genome of Streptomyces sp. SLBN-118, the window GCCAGGGCACGCGAGCCCGGCAAGATCCGAACGACAGACCCTAGCTCTTCCGCAGCAGCGTCACCACCGCCGCCCCGCCCAGCCCGATGTTGTGCGCGAGCCCCACCCGCGCGTTCGCCACCTGCCGCGGGCCCGCCTCTCCTCTCACCTGCCGGACCACTTCGGCCGCCTGGGCCAGTCCGGTCGCGCCGAGCGGATGCCCCTTGGAGATCAGGCCGCCGGAGGGGTTGACCACCCACCGGCCGCCGTACGTCGTCGCCCCGCTCTCCACGAGCTTGCCGGACTCGCCGTCCGCGCACATGCCGAGCGCCTCGTACGTCAGCAGCTCGTTGATGGAGAAGCAGTCGTGCAGCTCGATGACGTCGACGTCCTCGATGCCGAGCCCGGATTTCTCGTACACGCTCCGCGCCGCCTGACGCGACATCGGCTTGCCCACGACGTCGATACAGGAGCCGGAGGCGAAGGACTCCTCGGTGTCGGTGGTCATGGCCTGGGCGACGATCTCCACGGCCTGGTCGTGCAGCCCGTGCCGGACGACGAAGCGCTCGGACACGACGACGGCCGCGGCAGCGCCGTCCGACGTGGGCGAGCACTGGAGTTTGGTCAGCGGCCGGTGGATCGTCTTCGCGGCGAGAATCTCGTCGACCGAGTACACGTCCTGGAACTGGGCGTCGGGGTTGTTCGCCGAGTGCCGGTGGTTCTTGGCGCCGACGGCGGCGAGCTGCGCCTCTGTGGTGCCGTACCGCTCCATGTGCTCACGGGCGGCGTTGCCGAAGATCTGCGCGGTGGGCGGAGACATCTCGAAGCCGTGGGCGGCAGCCATGACACCGTAGTGCCGGGCGACGGGCGAGGCGCTGAAGTCTCCCCCGCCGGAACCGGCGCCCAGCGCGCCGCGGGTCATCTTCTCGAAGCCGAGCGCCAGTACGCAGTCGCTGATACCGCCCTCGACGAACTGCCGCGCCATCATCAGCGCCGTCGAGCCGGTCGCGCAGTTGTTGTTGACGTTGTAGACGGGCACGCCGGTCAGGCCGAGTTCGTACACCGCCCGCTGGCCCGCCGTAGACGCCTGGAAGCAGTACCCGACGGGCACCTGCTCGACAAGCGCGTACGCAACCCCGGCGTCGGCGAGCGCCCGCGTCCCCGCCTCCTTCGCCATGTCCCAGTACTGCCAGTCCCTCGACTCGGGCTTCTCGAACTTCGTCGTCCCGACCCCGACGATGTACGCCTTCATGGCTTCCCTCTCAGTCCCTGGGCAGGCCGAGGATGCGCTCGGCGACGACATTGAGCTGTACCTGTGTGGTGCCGCCGGCGATGGTCAGGCAGCGCGACATGAGAAAGCCGTGCACGGCCCGCGCGCCCATGCCCTCACCCAACGCGCCCCCGGGACCCAGCAGTTCGAGTCCGAGCTCGGCGGTCTTCTGCTGGTGCACGGTCTGGACGAGCTTGCGTACGGACGCGCCCGCGCCCGGTTCGAGCCCGGACACCTGCCGCATCGTGGTCCGCAGCCCGATACAGGCGAGGGCGTGCGCCTCGGCGGCCAGCGCCCCGATCCGCACTCGCTCCGCGCCGCCCAGGCCGGGCGCCCGGGTGAGCAGTGCCTCAAGGCCCGTGTCGAAGGCCAGCTGGTCGGCCATGTGGACGCGTTCGTTGCCGAGGGTGTTGCGGGCGACCTTCCAGCCCTCGCCGATCTTCCCCACGACCGCGTCGTCAGGCAGCAGCGCACCGTCGAAGTACACCTCGTTGAAGAGGGAGTCCCCGGTGATCTCCCTCAGCGGCCGGATGTCGATTCCGTCCGTCCGCTTCATGTCGACGACGAAGTAGGTGAGCCCCTTGTGCTTGGGGGCCTCTGGGTCGGTACGGGCCAGCAGAATGCCGTAGTCGGCCTGCTGGGCGGAACTCGTCCACACCTTCTGGCCACTGACGAGCCAGCCGTCCGCGGTCTTCTCGGCCCTGGTGCGCAGACTCGCCAGGTCCGATCCGGCGCCCGGCTCGGAGAACAGCTGGCACCAGCGCAGTTCGCCGCGCAGTGTCGGCCGCAGATAGCGCTCCTGCTGCGCGGGCGTCCCGTACGCGAGGAGCGAAGGCACCACCCATGTCGCGATCCCGAGGTCGCTCACCTGCACCCCGGCGGCCAGTAACTCCTCCTGTACGACGAGTTGCTGGACGGCTCCCGCCCCTAGTCCGTACGGCTCCGGCAGATGCGGCGCGGCGTACCCGGTGGGTGCGAGCTCCCTGCGTACGGCGGCAGGGTCGAGCCCTCGTACGCTCTGTGCCGCCGCGCGGGCCGGTGGCCGGTATGCCGCGGCCTGTGCCGGCAGCTCCAGCCGCAGCTCCAGCCGCGCCCCGCCCGCCGCGAGCCGGACCGCCCGCAGCCGATGGCTGTCGCCCGGTCCCAGCAACTGGCGTACGACAAGGGCGCGGCGCAGATACAGATGCGCGTCGTGCTCCCAGGTGAAGCCGATCCCGCCGAGCACCTGAATGCAGTCCTTGGCGCAGGAGTACGCGGCGTCCAGCGCGACACTCGCCGCCAGTGCTGCCGCGAGCCCACGCACCTCTTCGGTCTCGTCCACCGCGCGTGCCGCGTCCCAGGCGAGCGCGCGGGCCTGCTCGACGCGCAGCAGCATGTCGGCGCACAGGTGCTTGACCGCCTGGAACTGCCCGATGGGCCGCCCGAACTGCTCGCGCACTTTCGCGTACTCGGCCGCGGTGTGCAGCGCCCAGGCGGCGGTTCCGCACGCCTCTGCCGCGTACAGCACGCAGGCGAGGTCCCGTACGAGTTCGGCGTCGATGTCCAGCACGCGGTCCGGGGGCACGGTCACGCCGTGCGCGGTGACCTCGGCGGTGGGCCGGGTCGGGTCGGCGCTCTCGTGCACGCGGACGGTGAGCTGATCCGCGTCCACCGCGAACCGGCCCGTGGGGGTTTCGAGTACGAACAGATCGGCCTGCCCGCCGCCGAGCACGGGCGGTGCGGTGCCGTCGAGCCGGTAGCCGTCCGGGGTTTTGGTGGCGGTGAGCGTCCCGGGATCGAGTGCTACGGCCCCGATGCGCTCGCCGCCCGCGAGTGCGCCCGCCAGATCGCCTCTGCCGGCGCGGGCCAGCACCGCCCCCGCGAGCACGCTGGGCAGATACGGCCCCGGCAGCGCGGCCCGGCCCGTCTCCTCCAGGACCACGGCGAGGTCGAGCACCGTCCCGCCACCGCCGCCGTGCTCCTCGGCGAGATGCAGGCCGAGGATGCCCTGCTCGGCGGCGGCGTCCCAGTACCTGGGCCGCCCGGTCCCGTCACCGGGAGCGTCGAGCAGCTTCCGCACGGCCTCGGGCGGTACGGCCCGCGCCAGCCAACCGCGTACCGACTCGGCCAGCGCACGCTGATCCTGCGTGATTCCGATGCCCATGCGGGCAGACTAGAACACGTTCCAATCTGACGGAAGGTCAGATGCGGATGCTCGCAACGAAGGCCGCGAAGGCGGCGGGCGTGACGGTGAAGGCGGGGCCGTCGGGGTTCTTGGAGTCGCGGACGGCGATACGACAGGGCTGGGCGGCGACCTCGATGCACTCGCCGCCGGTGTTTCCGCTGTACGTCGACTTATGCCAGGCGGCGGCGCCGAGGGGGGCGCACTCGACGCAGTCGCCGCCGGTATTTCCGCTGTAACTGGACCTACGCCACCGCGCGCCCGTCAGGTCCTGGCTGGTGCCCATAACGTTCCTCCATTACGCGGGTGATCAGTGCCGCTGAATCCTCTACGGAGAGGGCAGCGGCCTGCACGTGAGCGTAACGAAGCGCGGCTTCCTTGACGGTGTCGGGGTTGGCGGTCATGTGCCCCGAGATGAGGTCCTCCGTGTAGACGAGGTCCGGATCGTCGTCGAACCGCAAGGTATTGAACGAACCAATCAGGCTTGCGTGTTCGCCGGCCGCGAAGGGCAGCACCTGGATCCTCACCCAGCGTTTCTCGCGGAGACTCAACAAGTGGGCGAGTTGGTTCCGCATGACTTCTGGGCCGCCGATCGGCCGATACAGTGCTGCCTCATCCAGTACCACCCAGACCATCGGTGGATGCTCCCGGCCCAGGATCCGATGTCGCTCCATCCGAGCCGCCACCAACTCGTCCAGGCTTCCTGGCAGCCCCGTCGCAAGCACCGCCCGGGCGTAGTCCTTCGTCTGCAGCAAGCCGTACACCAACTGCGCCTGATACGTGGAGATGTACGCCGCTTTCGCCTCCATCTCGGCGTACGGCTGGAACCAGCTCGGCAACTGGCTGCGCAGCACCAGCCCCACCAGCCGCGAGAACACCCCGCCCGTCCCCAGCGCCGCGTCCACCCGTTCCGAGAAGTCCCGCGTCGGCACCTTTCTCGCCGTCTCGATCTGGCCGATCAGCGAGGCCGTACAGAAGACACTGACGCCCAGCTCGCCCTGCTTCAGCCCGGCATCCTCTCTCAGGCGCCGCAATTCGGAGCCGTAGTAGTCCAGCGGCGATGCGCTGGGATCGAGATCGCGGATGTTGACCACGCGGCGGTCACCCCCAAGCTCACGCCTCGCGGCGTTCGTTTCCAGTCGTAGCCGACAGTAACCGGGTCACCGCACCCTGGTGACATGAATCACGTAACTGACTGCCCACCAGCGGAAATCAGCGAGAGCTACCGCGCGGGCTTCACCCTCGGTGAGCACTCGGCGCGGCATCTGCGGCGCATCCTGCGGGCGTTCCTGACCCGCTGGGAGATGCCGGGCCTGAGCGACGCCGCCGAGCTGGCGCTGACCGAGCTGGTCGCCAATGTGGTGCGGCATGTGCCCGGCAGGCGGTGCACGCTGCTCATCCTGCGGCGGCCGGACGGGCTGCGGGTAGAGGTCGGGGACGAGCACCCGCGCTGTCCCCGCCCGGTGCGCCCCGGGTGCGGAGGCGACGAGCTCGACGAGGGCGGGCGCGGGCTGATGCTCGTCGAGGCGGTGACCGACCGCTGGGGTGTGATCCCGGTGCCGGGCGGCAAGACGATGTGGTTCGAGTGCGACGCGTGAGGCACGATGGGCGGCCGGACACCCGTACGACCAGGAGGAACCATGGCCGCCGCGCCCAAGCCGGAGACCCTCGCCGCCTTCGAGGCCGCCAAGGGCTTCATGCCGGTGGGGGAAGGGCTAGCCCTGTACGCCGCGGCCGCCGAGGCGGGCGGACTTGGCCTCCCGCTCCTTGAGGTGGGCACGTACTGCGGGCGCTCGACGATCCTGCTCGCCGACGCCGCGCGTGAGGCGGGCACGACGGCCGTCACGGTCGACCACCACCGGGGCAGCGAGGAACAGCAGCCTGGCTGGGACTACCACGACCCCGAGACCGTGGACCCGGAGGTCGGCCGTATGGACACGCTTCCCACCTTCCGCCGCACTCTGCACAGGGCCGGTCTTGAGGACCACGTCATCGCGGTCGTGGGCCGGTCGCCGCAGGTTGCGAAGGTGTGGGGTTCGCCACTTGGCCTGGTCTTCATCGACGGCGGGCACACCGACGAGCACGCGGCGGGGGACTACGAGGGCTGGGCGCCGCATGTCGCCGAGGGCGGCCTGCTGGTGATCCACGACGTGTTCCCCGACCCGGTCGACGAGTGGACCGGCCAGGCGCCGTACCGGGTGTACCTGCGGGCACTCGCGTCCGGGGCGTTCACGGAGGTCTCGGTGACGGACTCGCTGCGCGTCCTGCGTCGTACCGGGCCTGGGATCTGAGGCCCAGCTAGCATCGCGAGCGTGTCGTACGACGAGAACCAGCCTTCTGCCCGGCCGCGCCGTAGCGGCCGGGGCAATCTCATCATCGCGATCGCCGCGCTGGTGCCGACCGCCCTGGCGGGGTGGCTGGTGTGGCAGACGATGAGCGGCCCGGAGGAGAACGAGCCACCGAAGGCGCTGCCGCTGCCGAGCACGCCGACGACCGCGGGCAAGCCGGGCGGCCCGACGGCCACCGCGCCCTCCCCCGGCACCTCGCCGTCGACGTCGCCCTCGAAGCCTTCGGGCGGGAAGAACGGCGCGACGGGGCCGCTGTCCGGAAAGGTCGTGGTCGTCGACCCGGGGCACAATCCCGGCAATTTCCAGCACACGAGCGAGATCAACAAGCTCGTGGACATCGGAACCAATCGCAAGGAATGCGACACGACGGGCACGGCTACCGTTGACGGCTACACCGAGGCCGAATTCACCCGCGATGTTTCACAGCGTCTTCGCAGGCTGCTGGAAAAGCAGGGCGCAACGGTTCAATTCACCCATGACAACGACCGGGCGTTCGGACCCTGCGTCGACGAGCGCGCCCGGATCGGCAACAAGGCCAAGGCCGACGCCGTCGTCTCCGTCCACGCGGACGGCGCGTCCGTCGGCGACCGCGGCTTCCATGTCATCCTTCCCGCCCTGGTCAAGGCGGGTGCCGC includes:
- a CDS encoding ATP-binding protein; this translates as MNHVTDCPPAEISESYRAGFTLGEHSARHLRRILRAFLTRWEMPGLSDAAELALTELVANVVRHVPGRRCTLLILRRPDGLRVEVGDEHPRCPRPVRPGCGGDELDEGGRGLMLVEAVTDRWGVIPVPGGKTMWFECDA
- a CDS encoding DUF397 domain-containing protein, coding for MGTSQDLTGARWRRSSYSGNTGGDCVECAPLGAAAWHKSTYSGNTGGECIEVAAQPCRIAVRDSKNPDGPAFTVTPAAFAAFVASIRI
- a CDS encoding acyl-CoA dehydrogenase yields the protein MGIGITQDQRALAESVRGWLARAVPPEAVRKLLDAPGDGTGRPRYWDAAAEQGILGLHLAEEHGGGGGTVLDLAVVLEETGRAALPGPYLPSVLAGAVLARAGRGDLAGALAGGERIGAVALDPGTLTATKTPDGYRLDGTAPPVLGGGQADLFVLETPTGRFAVDADQLTVRVHESADPTRPTAEVTAHGVTVPPDRVLDIDAELVRDLACVLYAAEACGTAAWALHTAAEYAKVREQFGRPIGQFQAVKHLCADMLLRVEQARALAWDAARAVDETEEVRGLAAALAASVALDAAYSCAKDCIQVLGGIGFTWEHDAHLYLRRALVVRQLLGPGDSHRLRAVRLAAGGARLELRLELPAQAAAYRPPARAAAQSVRGLDPAAVRRELAPTGYAAPHLPEPYGLGAGAVQQLVVQEELLAAGVQVSDLGIATWVVPSLLAYGTPAQQERYLRPTLRGELRWCQLFSEPGAGSDLASLRTRAEKTADGWLVSGQKVWTSSAQQADYGILLARTDPEAPKHKGLTYFVVDMKRTDGIDIRPLREITGDSLFNEVYFDGALLPDDAVVGKIGEGWKVARNTLGNERVHMADQLAFDTGLEALLTRAPGLGGAERVRIGALAAEAHALACIGLRTTMRQVSGLEPGAGASVRKLVQTVHQQKTAELGLELLGPGGALGEGMGARAVHGFLMSRCLTIAGGTTQVQLNVVAERILGLPRD
- a CDS encoding helix-turn-helix transcriptional regulator — its product is MVNIRDLDPSASPLDYYGSELRRLREDAGLKQGELGVSVFCTASLIGQIETARKVPTRDFSERVDAALGTGGVFSRLVGLVLRSQLPSWFQPYAEMEAKAAYISTYQAQLVYGLLQTKDYARAVLATGLPGSLDELVAARMERHRILGREHPPMVWVVLDEAALYRPIGGPEVMRNQLAHLLSLREKRWVRIQVLPFAAGEHASLIGSFNTLRFDDDPDLVYTEDLISGHMTANPDTVKEAALRYAHVQAAALSVEDSAALITRVMEERYGHQPGPDGRAVA
- a CDS encoding N-acetylmuramoyl-L-alanine amidase — protein: MSYDENQPSARPRRSGRGNLIIAIAALVPTALAGWLVWQTMSGPEENEPPKALPLPSTPTTAGKPGGPTATAPSPGTSPSTSPSKPSGGKNGATGPLSGKVVVVDPGHNPGNFQHTSEINKLVDIGTNRKECDTTGTATVDGYTEAEFTRDVSQRLRRLLEKQGATVQFTHDNDRAFGPCVDERARIGNKAKADAVVSVHADGASVGDRGFHVILPALVKAGAADTTNIVGPSRELGTRIAGRFVRATGSAPSNYIGDGTGLDVRKDLGGLNLSTVPKVFIECGNMRDPKDAALLKDSEWRQLAAQGMADGIAGYLQG
- a CDS encoding class I SAM-dependent methyltransferase, whose product is MAAAPKPETLAAFEAAKGFMPVGEGLALYAAAAEAGGLGLPLLEVGTYCGRSTILLADAAREAGTTAVTVDHHRGSEEQQPGWDYHDPETVDPEVGRMDTLPTFRRTLHRAGLEDHVIAVVGRSPQVAKVWGSPLGLVFIDGGHTDEHAAGDYEGWAPHVAEGGLLVIHDVFPDPVDEWTGQAPYRVYLRALASGAFTEVSVTDSLRVLRRTGPGI
- a CDS encoding lipid-transfer protein; amino-acid sequence: MKAYIVGVGTTKFEKPESRDWQYWDMAKEAGTRALADAGVAYALVEQVPVGYCFQASTAGQRAVYELGLTGVPVYNVNNNCATGSTALMMARQFVEGGISDCVLALGFEKMTRGALGAGSGGGDFSASPVARHYGVMAAAHGFEMSPPTAQIFGNAAREHMERYGTTEAQLAAVGAKNHRHSANNPDAQFQDVYSVDEILAAKTIHRPLTKLQCSPTSDGAAAAVVVSERFVVRHGLHDQAVEIVAQAMTTDTEESFASGSCIDVVGKPMSRQAARSVYEKSGLGIEDVDVIELHDCFSINELLTYEALGMCADGESGKLVESGATTYGGRWVVNPSGGLISKGHPLGATGLAQAAEVVRQVRGEAGPRQVANARVGLAHNIGLGGAAVVTLLRKS